One Astyanax mexicanus isolate ESR-SI-001 chromosome 3, AstMex3_surface, whole genome shotgun sequence genomic region harbors:
- the trir gene encoding telomerase RNA component interacting RNase: MEAKRSRAKTQPPSSGSSDSSGGPASPASPAAPPAAAGNAFANDGSFMELFKKKMEEEERRKRELQEEEESKSEQISAVAGQSSLSKKTLNPAASFVGKRRGGAKLALKTGMVAKKQKLDSEAEAGKGDAWSKYMAEVKKYKAHQCGDDDKTRPLVK, translated from the exons ATGGAGGCCAAGCGGAGCCGCGCCAAGACCCAGCCGcccagcagcggcagcagcgacTCCAGTGGCGGGCCCGCGTCCCCCGCCAGTCCCGCAGCGCCTCCCGCCGCTGCCGGTAACGCGTTTGCCAACGACGGGAGCTTCATGGAGCTGttcaagaagaagatggaagaggaggagaggaggaagagggagctgcaggaggaggaggagagcaagAGCGAGCAGATCAGTGCGGTCGCGGGACAGTCCTCTCTCAGCAAGAAGACGCTAAACCCGGCGGCCAGCTTT GTGGGCAAGCGGAGAGGCGGCGCCAAGTTGGCCCTCAAGACTGGCATGGTCGCCAAGAAGCAGAAACTGGATTCGGAG GCTGAGGCGGGTAAAGGAGACGCCTGGTCTAAGTACATGGCCGAAGTGAAAAAATACAAAGCTCACCAGTGTGGAGATGACGACAAAACCAGACCGCTGGTCAAATAG